The following proteins come from a genomic window of Carcharodon carcharias isolate sCarCar2 chromosome 10, sCarCar2.pri, whole genome shotgun sequence:
- the LOC121283356 gene encoding multidrug and toxin extrusion protein 2-like isoform X2, with the protein MFAAKFGIRGYWYRMMVCVFFRFAFYHVVIYRTNWNEASNQALVNAGVKKDVDPSHSASGGQTENVSTEVYSGNFAVIDVSPVRIM; encoded by the exons GTTACTGGTACAGAATGATGGTTTGTGTGTTTTTCCGGTTTGCTTTCTATCATGTAGTGATTTACAGAACCAACTGGAATGAAGCGTCCAATCAG GCTCTAGTTAATGCAGGTGTGAAGAAAGATGTGGACCCCTCTCACAGCGCCTCTGGTGGTCAGACTGAGAATGTATCAACAG AGGTCTATTCAGGAAACTTTGCAGTCATTGATGTCAGTCCAGTGAGAATAATGTAG